A single Nostoc sp. PCC 7107 DNA region contains:
- a CDS encoding helix-turn-helix domain-containing protein, with protein MVGVTQIEIEESVEELEKLLKHQKQSRSKERIQALYLIKGQEMSVSEIAKILGKHRATVHRWLADYREGGIEAVVEFGTSSGRKRAIPDWAVSSLKKQLEQPEGGFQRYTQIQHWLEKTLGVQAEYATVHHLARYRLKAKLKVPRPRNRKQDEEKLESFKKNSVMTCN; from the coding sequence ATGGTAGGGGTAACACAAATCGAGATAGAAGAAAGTGTCGAGGAACTAGAGAAGTTGCTCAAACATCAAAAACAGTCTCGGAGCAAAGAACGTATACAAGCCCTATATCTGATTAAAGGGCAAGAAATGAGTGTAAGTGAGATTGCTAAAATCTTGGGAAAACATCGAGCTACAGTACATCGATGGTTGGCAGATTATCGAGAAGGAGGAATTGAGGCGGTTGTTGAATTTGGAACGAGTTCAGGTCGAAAAAGAGCAATACCAGATTGGGCTGTATCGAGTTTGAAAAAACAACTCGAACAACCAGAAGGTGGGTTTCAACGGTACACACAAATACAACATTGGTTAGAAAAAACCTTGGGTGTGCAAGCTGAGTACGCAACTGTACATCATCTGGCACGTTACAGGCTCAAAGCCAAGCTGAAAGTCCCACGTCCGCGTAACCGAAAACAGGACGAAGAAAAACTAGAGTCTTTTAAAAAAAACTCGGTGATGACTTGCAATTAA
- a CDS encoding IS630 family transposase: protein MQLIAQYSAIILPQYENIRYFVQDESRFGLKTIEGRKITLPGVKPIGDWQWQFKAFWLYGAVEPLTGESLFWQFSHVDTECYQQFLNEFAACYPKSLNILQVDNGLFHQAKRLQIPENIVLLFQPAHSPELNPIERVWEYLKQDLKWELFDNRRASANQGCSTPSSPHSSNCCFFDWL from the coding sequence TTGCAATTAATTGCTCAATACAGTGCCATTATCTTGCCTCAGTACGAAAATATTCGTTATTTTGTACAAGATGAGAGTCGATTTGGACTCAAAACCATTGAAGGACGTAAAATTACTCTTCCCGGAGTTAAGCCTATTGGTGATTGGCAGTGGCAATTTAAAGCGTTCTGGCTATATGGAGCAGTTGAACCACTTACTGGGGAAAGTTTATTTTGGCAGTTTTCTCATGTTGATACCGAATGCTACCAACAATTTTTGAACGAGTTCGCTGCCTGTTATCCCAAATCACTTAACATTCTCCAAGTTGATAACGGCTTATTTCATCAAGCTAAACGTTTACAAATTCCAGAGAATATTGTTCTTTTGTTCCAGCCTGCTCATTCTCCTGAACTCAATCCCATAGAGCGCGTTTGGGAATATCTCAAGCAAGACTTGAAATGGGAGCTATTTGATAACAGGCGAGCATCTGCAAACCAAGGTTGCTCAACTCCTAGCTCTCCTCACTCCTCAAATTGCTGCTTCTTTGACTGGTTATGA
- a CDS encoding DUF2993 domain-containing protein — protein sequence MFGGLTGLQDPKGTDWGERMLNTVASQTIRHLFTQSESVEVFVRCYPSSKLLQGSIDSFKMSGRGLVIRRDFAVEEMTFETDAVAIDFSAVLSGKLSLKQPTQAIAQVVLSEAGINQAFKAELVKKRLVNLDIPALTELSGGKPVSFPEIQVKLLPENRLQIFAKADLDKEELVPVNMTVSIAVERRRRISFKNPQIDLEQVPEAQQEASQTLSIVLAEILDNMVDLDRFDLDGVKMRLNRLETEGQKLIFSGYAEIERIPRSSGT from the coding sequence ATGTTCGGCGGACTAACTGGTTTACAAGATCCTAAAGGCACTGACTGGGGTGAGCGAATGCTCAACACAGTTGCCAGCCAAACGATTCGCCATTTGTTTACACAAAGCGAGTCAGTAGAAGTCTTTGTACGCTGCTATCCCTCCAGCAAGTTGTTGCAAGGCAGCATTGATAGTTTCAAAATGAGTGGTCGCGGCTTAGTCATCCGCAGAGATTTTGCAGTAGAGGAGATGACTTTTGAAACGGATGCAGTAGCAATAGACTTTAGCGCGGTATTAAGTGGCAAATTGAGCCTCAAGCAACCTACCCAGGCGATCGCTCAAGTAGTATTATCCGAAGCAGGCATTAACCAAGCCTTCAAGGCAGAACTGGTTAAAAAGCGCCTAGTGAACCTTGATATACCTGCCTTAACAGAATTATCTGGTGGTAAGCCAGTTTCCTTTCCTGAAATTCAAGTAAAACTATTGCCAGAAAATCGCCTACAGATTTTCGCAAAAGCTGATTTAGATAAAGAGGAACTCGTACCAGTCAATATGACAGTCTCCATCGCTGTAGAACGGCGGCGGCGGATTTCTTTTAAGAACCCCCAAATAGACCTTGAGCAAGTACCAGAAGCGCAACAAGAAGCTTCCCAAACCCTGAGCATAGTACTAGCAGAGATTTTAGATAATATGGTCGATTTAGACCGTTTTGACCTTGATGGAGTCAAAATGCGACTCAACCGCTTAGAAACTGAAGGGCAAAAATTAATTTTCAGTGGATATGCGGAGATTGAGCGTATTCCTCGTAGCAGTGGGACTTAA
- a CDS encoding sensor histidine kinase KdpD — protein sequence MYEWILPSLSEVLAESQSTIAECSPAKAERQWRMSLAATEHLLIDTLAINSPTAAPALVLAAPAPLFSQPALTQNLQTVTFTAKPFNPLALMPFQMPTTATVVEEHSLQEAVLPLLPADPLVAEQFCLVFTDKFRLVLVLAERKNGNKVFSFSFEPEIVQQAWRAIGARVMLTNPDFCAELDALVQQYLPVAPDYRIAMQFSQLLLQEFPEPEVSKDWETATSIPHPQPPIPNSPHPVPDVELLQAFAHEVRTPLTTIRTMTRLLLKRRDLPTGVSDRLKIIDHECTEQIDRMELLFKAAELETCAATKATNTHLTPMSLNQVLQQSIPRWQQAATRRNLTLEVVVPQQLPTVVSNPTMLDRVLTGLMENFTRSLPAGSHIQVQVIPAGDQLKLQLSPQLQCQDTDAAETFVTPPIRKALGQLLMFQPETGTISLNLNATKHLFQAIGGKLIVRQRPQYGEVLTIFLPLEVSHQQNLELRKN from the coding sequence GTGTACGAATGGATCTTGCCAAGTTTGAGTGAAGTTTTAGCCGAAAGTCAATCAACTATAGCTGAATGTTCACCAGCCAAGGCAGAGCGACAGTGGCGCATGAGTTTAGCAGCCACAGAACATTTATTAATCGACACATTAGCAATCAACTCTCCTACGGCTGCACCAGCATTAGTCTTAGCTGCACCAGCACCCTTATTTAGTCAACCAGCATTAACTCAAAACTTACAGACGGTTACTTTCACCGCCAAGCCATTTAACCCCTTGGCTTTAATGCCGTTTCAAATGCCCACAACAGCGACAGTTGTTGAAGAACATTCCCTTCAAGAAGCAGTCCTTCCCTTACTCCCTGCTGATCCTCTAGTAGCAGAGCAATTTTGCTTAGTATTTACAGATAAGTTCAGATTAGTGCTGGTTTTAGCAGAACGTAAGAATGGCAACAAAGTATTTTCATTTTCCTTTGAACCAGAGATAGTTCAGCAAGCATGGCGAGCCATAGGAGCGCGGGTAATGCTGACTAATCCCGATTTTTGCGCGGAACTCGATGCTTTAGTTCAGCAGTATTTGCCTGTAGCGCCAGATTATCGCATTGCTATGCAGTTTAGCCAGTTGTTACTTCAGGAATTTCCAGAACCAGAAGTCAGTAAAGACTGGGAAACGGCAACAAGTATACCTCATCCCCAACCCCCAATCCCTAATTCTCCACATCCAGTCCCCGATGTAGAATTGCTCCAAGCTTTTGCTCATGAGGTTCGCACGCCTTTAACAACTATTCGCACCATGACTCGCTTACTACTCAAGCGACGAGACTTACCTACTGGTGTGAGCGATCGCTTAAAAATTATTGATCATGAGTGTACTGAGCAAATTGACCGGATGGAGTTGCTATTCAAAGCAGCAGAACTAGAAACTTGTGCTGCAACGAAAGCTACTAATACTCATCTCACACCCATGTCTCTCAATCAAGTTCTGCAACAGAGCATTCCTCGTTGGCAACAAGCAGCAACTCGGCGTAACCTCACCTTAGAAGTTGTAGTACCGCAACAACTTCCCACAGTTGTCAGTAATCCGACAATGTTAGATCGGGTTCTCACGGGTTTGATGGAGAATTTTACCCGCAGCTTGCCTGCTGGTAGCCATATTCAAGTGCAGGTTATCCCGGCGGGGGATCAACTCAAGCTACAGTTATCGCCGCAACTTCAGTGTCAAGACACAGATGCAGCAGAGACATTTGTCACACCACCCATTCGTAAAGCTCTGGGTCAATTGTTAATGTTTCAACCAGAAACAGGAACGATTAGTTTGAATTTAAATGCAACTAAACACCTGTTCCAAGCAATTGGCGGTAAGCTAATTGTCCGCCAACGTCCTCAATATGGCGAGGTATTAACTATATTCTTACCTTTAGAAGTCAGCCATCAGCAAAATTTGGAACTGAGGAAAAATTAG
- the hpsU gene encoding hormogonium polysaccharide biosynthesis acetyltransferase HpsU, translating into MTNDQSFVDLRKYDQSGFDRGRPGWYVLLWWFVQAIAFPLTPHPLNSLRCSLLRLFGARIGQGVLIRPTVRCTYPWKITIGDYSWIGDDVVLYSLDEINIGEHCVISQKTYLCTGSHDIQDPTFRLKTAPITIHNGVWVTTDCFVGPGVEIGANAVIGARSTVFANMPSGQVCWGSPCKPQYARLKNSANQS; encoded by the coding sequence ATGACTAATGACCAATCTTTCGTAGACTTACGCAAATATGACCAATCCGGGTTTGACCGTGGTCGTCCAGGCTGGTATGTTTTGTTATGGTGGTTTGTCCAGGCGATCGCTTTTCCCTTAACGCCCCATCCTTTGAATAGTCTGCGTTGTTCCTTACTCAGACTTTTCGGTGCGCGTATTGGTCAAGGTGTGTTGATTAGACCTACTGTTCGCTGCACTTATCCTTGGAAAATTACCATCGGTGACTACAGTTGGATTGGTGATGATGTAGTTCTATACAGCTTGGATGAGATTAACATTGGTGAACATTGTGTAATTTCCCAAAAAACTTACTTGTGTACTGGTAGCCACGACATCCAAGACCCGACTTTTAGGTTAAAAACAGCGCCAATTACTATTCATAATGGGGTATGGGTAACAACAGATTGCTTTGTTGGCCCCGGCGTTGAAATTGGTGCAAATGCTGTTATTGGCGCTCGAAGTACTGTATTTGCCAATATGCCTTCTGGACAGGTTTGTTGGGGAAGCCCTTGTAAACCACAGTATGCGAGATTGAAAAATTCAGCCAATCAGTCATAA
- a CDS encoding glycosyltransferase family 2 protein gives MSSKIPVSVLIPAKNEEANLPACLTSLQRADEIFIVDSQSTDKSIEIANNYGANVVQFHFNGRWPKKKNWSLDNLPFRNEWVLIVDCDERITPELWDEIAQAIQNAEFNGYYLNRRVFFLGKWIRHGGKYPDWNLRLFKHKIGRYENLNTEDIPNTGDNEVHEHVILQGKVGYLKNDMLHEDFRDLFHWLERHNRYSNWEARVYYNLLSGQDEQGTIGADLFGDAVQRKRFLKRVWVHLPFKPVLRFILFYIIQRGFLDGKAGYIYGRLLSQYEYQIGVKLYELRNCGGKLNTANTAKPTPPPLPQKIEQTAV, from the coding sequence ATGTCGTCTAAAATTCCAGTCTCGGTATTAATTCCTGCCAAAAATGAAGAAGCTAATTTGCCAGCTTGTTTGACTAGCCTGCAAAGAGCAGATGAAATCTTTATTGTAGATTCTCAAAGTACTGATAAAAGCATTGAAATTGCTAACAACTATGGTGCAAATGTTGTACAGTTTCACTTTAATGGACGCTGGCCAAAAAAGAAAAATTGGTCTCTAGATAACTTACCTTTCCGTAATGAATGGGTACTAATTGTCGATTGTGATGAACGGATTACTCCTGAATTATGGGATGAAATTGCTCAAGCAATTCAAAATGCAGAATTTAACGGTTACTATCTCAACCGTCGGGTATTTTTCTTAGGGAAATGGATTCGTCATGGTGGTAAATATCCCGATTGGAATTTGCGCCTGTTTAAGCACAAAATTGGTCGTTACGAAAACCTCAATACTGAAGATATCCCTAACACAGGGGATAATGAAGTTCACGAACACGTTATCTTGCAAGGTAAAGTGGGCTATCTGAAAAATGATATGCTCCATGAGGACTTCCGCGATTTGTTCCACTGGCTAGAAAGACACAATCGCTACTCCAATTGGGAAGCCCGTGTTTATTACAATCTTCTCAGTGGTCAAGATGAACAAGGCACAATTGGCGCTGACTTATTCGGCGATGCGGTTCAACGTAAGCGCTTTTTGAAAAGAGTCTGGGTACATTTACCTTTTAAGCCAGTTTTGCGCTTTATTTTGTTCTACATTATTCAGCGTGGTTTCTTAGATGGCAAAGCCGGATATATCTATGGGCGGCTTTTGAGTCAATATGAATATCAAATTGGCGTGAAACTTTATGAGTTACGCAACTGTGGCGGTAAATTAAATACAGCAAATACAGCGAAACCCACACCACCACCTCTACCCCAAAAAATTGAACAAACAGCAGTTTAG
- a CDS encoding glycosyltransferase family 2 protein — protein MPDIQLSAIICTHNRDTYLGAAIDSLLAQDFAADFEVIVVDNNSSDRTREVVEQRACNPRLKYIFEPTTGLSVARNTGAKAASAEILAYLDDDAVASNCWLQVLYSAYQSNPKLAIAGGKVTLLWPPSIQPPKWLSSGLAGNLGAYDLGEKIVYIEQPGLTPRGLNYSIRRSFLAEIGGFDPHLGRVGKNLLSNEELQMTEFALQNGWQVAYLPEALVAHNVAPERLNRAWFLNRGWWQGISECYREQLAGKTGIGQLLRGGERLIRGLYKSLQYFYDPAERFDRLVYTYCQIGYLNAAIQGLLSTSHKK, from the coding sequence ATGCCAGACATCCAACTTTCTGCCATTATCTGTACTCACAATCGAGATACCTATTTAGGTGCGGCGATTGATAGCCTGTTGGCACAGGATTTTGCCGCTGACTTTGAGGTGATAGTGGTAGATAATAATTCCAGCGATCGCACCCGTGAAGTTGTAGAACAAAGAGCCTGCAATCCCCGTTTAAAGTATATCTTTGAACCCACCACCGGGTTATCTGTTGCCCGTAATACTGGTGCTAAAGCAGCTAGTGCAGAAATTCTCGCTTATTTAGATGATGATGCCGTAGCCAGCAACTGCTGGTTGCAAGTATTGTACTCTGCATATCAAAGCAACCCAAAACTAGCGATCGCAGGTGGCAAAGTCACGCTTTTATGGCCACCAAGTATCCAACCACCAAAATGGCTATCTTCTGGGTTAGCAGGCAATTTGGGAGCTTACGACCTAGGTGAAAAAATAGTTTATATCGAGCAGCCTGGTTTAACCCCCAGAGGCTTGAATTATTCGATCCGACGTAGCTTCCTTGCAGAAATTGGTGGTTTTGATCCCCATCTCGGTCGAGTGGGAAAAAACTTGTTATCTAATGAAGAACTGCAAATGACAGAATTTGCACTTCAAAATGGCTGGCAAGTTGCCTATCTTCCCGAAGCTTTAGTTGCTCATAACGTTGCACCCGAACGCCTGAATCGCGCTTGGTTTTTAAACCGCGGCTGGTGGCAAGGAATTAGTGAGTGCTACCGAGAACAACTTGCAGGCAAAACAGGTATCGGTCAGTTACTGCGCGGTGGTGAGCGCTTGATCCGAGGTTTATATAAGTCATTACAGTATTTTTATGACCCAGCAGAACGCTTCGATAGACTTGTGTATACATATTGTCAAATAGGTTATTTAAATGCTGCTATTCAGGGTCTGCTTTCTACATCCCATAAAAAATAA
- the cobU gene encoding bifunctional adenosylcobinamide kinase/adenosylcobinamide-phosphate guanylyltransferase: MGKVILITGAARSGKSEWAEYLATQSGKQVIYVATATENPADVEWQKRIQAHQQRRPQNWTILAVPIELSATLADAKPRSCLLVDSLGTWVTNLLDQDEISWQKTIAEFLDTVQLVAADMLFVAEEVGWGVVPAYPIGRLFRDRLGSLVRQLGAICDTVYLVTGGHVLNLSVLGTPLPKAIDEEL, translated from the coding sequence GTGGGTAAAGTTATTTTAATTACAGGTGCTGCTCGGTCGGGAAAAAGTGAGTGGGCAGAATACTTAGCAACGCAGTCAGGTAAACAAGTTATTTATGTCGCTACCGCCACTGAAAATCCTGCTGATGTAGAGTGGCAAAAACGCATTCAGGCACATCAACAACGCCGTCCCCAAAATTGGACAATCTTGGCAGTACCGATAGAACTATCAGCTACTTTAGCTGATGCTAAACCTCGTAGTTGTTTGTTAGTTGATTCTTTAGGAACTTGGGTGACAAATCTTTTAGACCAAGATGAAATTAGTTGGCAAAAGACAATTGCCGAGTTTTTAGACACAGTACAACTAGTAGCTGCCGATATGCTGTTTGTGGCGGAAGAAGTGGGTTGGGGTGTGGTTCCAGCTTATCCCATTGGCAGACTATTCCGCGATCGCCTGGGTTCTTTAGTACGTCAATTAGGTGCTATTTGTGACACTGTCTATCTGGTGACTGGTGGTCATGTGTTGAATCTAAGTGTCCTGGGTACACCACTACCAAAAGCAATAGATGAGGAATTGTAA
- a CDS encoding ribonuclease Z — protein MQITFLGTSSGVPTRSRNVSSVALRLPQRAELWLFDCGEGTQHQILRSDLKISQLSRIFITHLHGDHIFGLMGLLASCGLAGNVDRIDLYGPPGLNEYIQSASRYSHTHFSYPIKVHAVRPGVIYEDQEFTVTCGELHHRITAFGYRVAEKDRSGRFDIEKAKALQIPPGRIYGQLKRGETVTLDDGRVINGTELCGPTEIGRKIAYCTDTVYTEGAVDLAQDVDVLIHEATFAHADAEMAFQRLHSTTTMAAQTALAAGSRRLIMTHFSPRYAPGNPIELKDLLQEARAIFPKTDMAYDFMTYDVPRRREVELKQVSVS, from the coding sequence GTGCAGATAACATTTTTAGGGACAAGTTCCGGTGTACCTACGCGATCGCGTAATGTTTCTAGTGTCGCCCTAAGATTACCCCAAAGGGCGGAACTCTGGTTATTCGATTGTGGTGAAGGTACTCAGCATCAAATTTTGCGGAGTGACCTAAAAATCAGCCAGCTTTCCCGAATTTTTATTACCCATCTGCATGGCGACCACATTTTTGGCTTGATGGGTCTATTGGCTAGTTGTGGTTTAGCTGGCAATGTTGACAGAATTGATCTTTATGGGCCACCTGGATTAAATGAATATATCCAATCGGCATCACGCTACTCTCATACACACTTTTCCTATCCGATTAAAGTTCATGCTGTCCGTCCGGGAGTAATTTACGAAGATCAGGAATTTACTGTCACCTGTGGAGAATTACACCATCGAATTACTGCATTTGGTTATCGGGTAGCCGAAAAAGACCGTTCAGGACGGTTTGATATCGAAAAAGCCAAAGCACTGCAAATTCCTCCTGGCCGGATTTACGGTCAACTCAAACGTGGTGAAACTGTCACCTTGGACGATGGAAGAGTGATTAACGGTACTGAACTTTGCGGCCCCACGGAAATTGGCCGCAAAATTGCGTATTGTACAGATACAGTTTATACAGAAGGTGCGGTAGATTTAGCCCAAGACGTGGATGTATTAATTCACGAAGCTACCTTTGCCCATGCAGACGCAGAGATGGCTTTTCAGAGATTGCATTCGACAACCACAATGGCAGCACAAACAGCTTTAGCGGCTGGTTCTCGGCGGTTAATTATGACTCATTTTAGCCCTCGCTACGCTCCTGGCAACCCCATAGAACTGAAAGATTTGCTTCAGGAAGCACGGGCAATTTTTCCTAAGACAGATATGGCTTATGATTTTATGACTTATGATGTGCCACGACGACGGGAAGTGGAGTTGAAACAAGTGTCTGTAAGTTAA
- a CDS encoding acyltransferase, translating into MTLLHHFLIHSKSAYKVFTKMKNKDLSFQALRGLAITAVVAIHASGINNETELNYGLSMIFRQLVNFAVPVFIFISGYFTPSYEFTKLSDYLVFYRKRLSRILFPYLLWCILIILFYKHNYQWNWSKIFTDVITGQILGPYYFIIVLVQLILLMPLMATSTKSIVKNFLWLSLSPLSLLGLYFSRLYLNYDVQFPWYALPFTVWVSFYYLGILATQSKLTIKNRNIRKIILLYIASIFLAILEAFFLWKVYNLTSFADSQIKISSFLSSVLLILIFLGVRKSIENWSRFLIILGEFSFGIYLFHIPVLDLMSRITSKFGFQNFWIAQLLINSCGVLALCCLIIAMVRKVTGVQFSQKYLGM; encoded by the coding sequence ATGACTCTGCTGCACCACTTTTTGATACATTCAAAATCAGCATATAAAGTTTTTACAAAAATGAAGAATAAAGATTTATCATTTCAAGCTTTGCGCGGGTTAGCAATTACAGCAGTTGTTGCAATTCATGCGTCTGGTATTAATAATGAGACTGAGTTAAATTATGGTTTATCTATGATTTTTAGGCAGTTGGTTAATTTTGCCGTCCCCGTGTTTATTTTCATTTCTGGTTATTTTACACCTAGTTATGAGTTTACGAAACTATCAGATTATTTAGTTTTTTATAGAAAAAGACTTAGCAGGATACTGTTTCCTTATTTATTATGGTGTATTTTAATAATTTTGTTTTATAAGCATAATTATCAATGGAATTGGAGCAAAATTTTTACAGATGTGATAACAGGGCAGATTTTAGGCCCTTATTACTTCATAATTGTTCTTGTTCAGTTAATTTTGCTGATGCCTTTAATGGCTACGTCTACAAAAAGCATAGTGAAAAACTTTTTATGGTTATCACTGTCTCCTTTATCGTTGCTTGGGTTGTACTTTTCTCGCTTGTATCTTAATTATGATGTTCAGTTTCCTTGGTATGCGCTTCCTTTTACTGTATGGGTTAGTTTTTACTATTTAGGCATTCTAGCAACTCAAAGTAAACTAACTATTAAAAATAGAAATATTAGAAAAATTATTTTACTGTATATAGCTTCTATATTTTTAGCTATACTTGAAGCGTTTTTCCTTTGGAAGGTTTACAACCTAACTAGTTTTGCAGATTCACAAATTAAGATATCATCCTTTTTATCATCAGTTTTATTAATATTAATATTCCTGGGAGTGCGAAAGTCAATTGAGAATTGGTCAAGATTTTTAATTATTCTTGGTGAATTTTCTTTTGGTATCTATTTATTTCATATCCCAGTACTCGATTTGATGAGTAGAATAACTAGCAAGTTTGGCTTTCAAAATTTTTGGATAGCACAATTATTGATAAATTCTTGCGGAGTACTAGCTTTATGCTGTCTTATAATTGCTATGGTAAGAAAAGTTACAGGTGTTCAGTTTTCGCAGAAATATTTAGGAATGTAG
- a CDS encoding succinate--CoA ligase subunit beta → MDLLEYQVKEWFGNIGIPVLPSQRIDHPTDLKRLKIHYPIVLKSQVYAGERIHAGGVRIVETTIDAIAAAQTIFNLPIWGQLPEVLLAETRYDSKQEFYLAVVLDTAVCRPVLLGCKEADIDWESAGEKLQYVVVEQEFSPFYARRLALKMGLQGALMQSVSNVVEKMYELFIQKDLDLVEINPLAVNAANEVMALNGKVSINERAIGRHPELAELATKISNRYSSNKHNPRLKDGNAGDTQGKIGILGNGAGSIMATFDLVVSLGGKPSHPLNLRHGLLTDILPTSFGDRLAKGLNLLAADKSIQVILINLLGSIPQAEATAQVIAKFIQDHSEPERTHSSRSRQELSLPCLVVRLAGSELNVAKDLLATLENQGEIVLVEDLDEAVAQAIRLAKPATYQSVKVKR, encoded by the coding sequence ATGGATTTATTAGAATATCAAGTTAAAGAATGGTTTGGGAACATAGGTATTCCTGTCTTGCCATCTCAAAGGATAGATCATCCTACAGATCTCAAACGCTTAAAAATTCATTATCCCATTGTCCTCAAATCCCAAGTATACGCAGGCGAAAGAATTCACGCTGGTGGAGTCAGAATTGTTGAAACAACTATTGATGCGATCGCCGCAGCCCAAACTATTTTTAATTTGCCAATTTGGGGTCAATTACCAGAAGTTTTATTGGCAGAGACTAGATATGATAGCAAACAAGAATTTTATTTGGCAGTAGTTTTAGATACAGCTGTTTGCCGACCAGTACTTTTAGGTTGTAAAGAAGCAGATATCGATTGGGAATCAGCAGGAGAGAAATTACAGTATGTGGTGGTGGAACAAGAATTTTCGCCTTTTTATGCGCGACGACTAGCTTTGAAAATGGGTCTGCAAGGTGCGCTGATGCAGTCTGTCAGCAACGTTGTGGAAAAGATGTATGAGTTATTTATCCAAAAAGATTTAGACTTAGTAGAAATTAATCCTTTAGCAGTGAATGCAGCGAATGAGGTGATGGCCTTAAATGGCAAAGTCAGCATTAACGAACGGGCTATTGGTCGTCATCCAGAACTGGCTGAATTAGCCACAAAAATTAGCAACCGTTACAGCAGCAACAAACATAACCCTAGGTTGAAAGATGGGAATGCTGGAGACACCCAAGGCAAAATCGGGATTTTGGGTAATGGTGCAGGTTCGATTATGGCTACCTTTGATTTAGTCGTTAGTCTTGGGGGTAAGCCCAGTCATCCGTTGAATCTACGACATGGTTTATTAACTGATATTTTGCCCACAAGTTTTGGCGATCGCCTAGCTAAAGGACTGAATCTCCTCGCTGCTGACAAAAGCATTCAAGTTATTCTGATTAACCTCCTTGGTAGTATTCCCCAAGCCGAAGCTACCGCACAAGTAATTGCCAAATTTATTCAAGATCATAGTGAACCTGAACGTACTCATAGCAGCCGCAGTCGTCAGGAGTTATCTCTTCCTTGCTTAGTTGTGCGCTTGGCTGGTTCGGAATTGAATGTAGCCAAAGATTTATTAGCCACCTTAGAAAATCAAGGTGAAATTGTCTTGGTAGAAGATTTAGATGAAGCAGTAGCGCAAGCTATTCGTCTGGCTAAACCAGCTACTTATCAATCTGTCAAGGTTAAACGTTAA
- a CDS encoding succinyl-CoA synthetase subunit alpha, protein MNLTPESKVIIQGFSEFISATNIGQMKAYGTNLVAGVNPGFGGQTQYDLPVFDLVEEVVSQFGIIDTTIICVHPYQLLDAALEAIASNIRQIIIITAGMPPLDMVQLLRKAEACETLIVGPNSPGIIVPGKILLGTQPSEFYTPGPVGIVSRSSTLTYEVARELTKAGLGQSISVSIGSDAIVGSSFLQWLQILDEDENTEAIVLVGQPGGGSEEAAARYITEAIDKPVIAYIAGRQVPPVKNWQQTGTLAAVIGRDPTFGTAQSKLTAFKEAEVPVADRPSLIPELVRNELKVLSVELQN, encoded by the coding sequence ATGAACTTAACGCCAGAGAGTAAAGTTATTATCCAAGGCTTCAGTGAATTTATCTCAGCAACTAATATTGGGCAAATGAAAGCTTATGGGACAAATTTGGTTGCTGGTGTTAATCCTGGTTTTGGTGGACAAACACAATACGATTTGCCAGTATTTGATTTAGTTGAGGAAGTTGTTTCACAGTTTGGCATAATTGACACAACAATAATCTGTGTTCACCCTTACCAGTTATTAGATGCGGCGTTAGAAGCGATCGCCTCTAACATCCGCCAAATTATCATTATCACAGCAGGAATGCCGCCATTAGATATGGTGCAATTACTCCGCAAAGCCGAAGCCTGTGAAACCTTGATAGTGGGGCCAAACAGTCCGGGGATCATCGTTCCCGGAAAAATTCTTTTAGGAACTCAGCCCAGCGAATTTTATACTCCTGGCCCTGTGGGAATTGTCAGCCGCAGCAGCACTTTAACCTACGAAGTCGCTAGGGAATTAACCAAAGCTGGTTTAGGACAATCAATTAGTGTCAGCATTGGTAGTGATGCAATTGTCGGTTCATCGTTTTTGCAATGGCTGCAAATTCTTGATGAAGATGAAAATACAGAAGCGATTGTGTTAGTTGGTCAACCCGGTGGTGGTAGCGAAGAAGCCGCAGCGCGATATATTACGGAAGCGATCGATAAACCAGTCATTGCCTATATTGCAGGTAGACAAGTACCACCAGTCAAAAATTGGCAACAAACTGGCACTTTAGCCGCAGTTATTGGCCGTGATCCTACTTTTGGTACAGCCCAAAGTAAATTAACAGCATTCAAAGAAGCAGAAGTTCCTGTGGCTGACCGTCCTTCCCTAATTCCTGAGTTGGTCAGGAATGAGTTGAAAGTCCTTTCTGTTGAATTACAGAATTAG